The Chengkuizengella sediminis DNA window TTTTACTTATTTAATCTCATCTCTAGATAAGCTACTCCCTGATACATTATCGTTGCAAAAATGGCAATAATAAATAAGCTGCCCATTACTAATGTGAAATTAAATACTTGAAATCCATAAATAATCAAATAACCCAGTCCTTGCTGAGAGACTAAGAACTCTCCAACGATAGATCCGATCCATGCTAATCCTACGTTTACCTTTAATGTTGATACTATGGTAGGAATGGAAGCCGGTAAAATGACCTTCAAAAATGTTTCACTTTTGCTAGCACCAAAAATCTGCACCACTTTTATATAATTTGAATCAATTTCCTTAAAACTATTTAAAACTACTAAAGTTGTAATGATAACGGTGATAGCAAGCGTCATTGCAATGATCGATAAGTACCCTGGTCCTAATCCTACAATAAAAAGTGGACCTAAAGCTATTTTGGGCATACTATTCAATACAACTAAAAAGGGATCTAGCACTTTTTCAAGAATTTTAGAGCTCCAAATTAAAATTGCTAACAAGGTGCCACATAAAGTTCCTAAAAAGAACCCTATCACTGTTTCAATTAATGTTGTACTTATATGAGGTAGTAAAGTTCCATCTATTAACTTCAAATATAATAGATTTAATATTTTACTAGGATAACTAAAAAGCAACACATCTACCCATTTTAATCGCCCGGCAACTTCCCATAAACTAAAAAATGATAACAAAATAAACATTTGTATGACTATAATCATCCGCTTTTCTTTTTTTTGTTTTATGGAAAAATTATTTTGAATCATATTTACAAGTGAACTTGGATCAGAATTCTTCTGTATCAAAGCGATCACCCTTTATCCCCTATATTTTCTAACTCATGCCAAATTTCATTAAATAACCTTCTAAAGTCTTCTTCTTCTCTAGTTTGAAAAGGTAGCATATTTCTAAGTACATCTGGTATTTTAATAATGTTGTGAACCCTTCCTGGTTTTCGATTTAAAATTACAACTCTATCACTCATCGCTACAGCTTCAGAAATATCATGTGTCACTAATACAGCGGTTTTATTATGCGTTTTTAAGGTTTCAAAAACTAAATCTTCTAGTTTTAATTTGGTTTGATAATCTAGAGCTGAGAATGGTTCGTCTAACAATAAGATATCTGGACGAGTTGCTAATGTTCTTACTAGTGCGACTCTTTGTCTCATTCCACCAGATAACTGATCAGGATATAAATGAAAGGTATCTGACAACCCCATTTCATTTAATAAATACATCGTATGAGATTTAGTTTCAGAGTTTAATTTTTTCATGATATCTAAACCAACTAGAGCATTGTTTAATATCGTCCTCCAAGGAAACAAATAATC harbors:
- a CDS encoding ABC transporter permease, whose amino-acid sequence is MIQNNFSIKQKKEKRMIIVIQMFILLSFFSLWEVAGRLKWVDVLLFSYPSKILNLLYLKLIDGTLLPHISTTLIETVIGFFLGTLCGTLLAILIWSSKILEKVLDPFLVVLNSMPKIALGPLFIVGLGPGYLSIIAMTLAITVIITTLVVLNSFKEIDSNYIKVVQIFGASKSETFLKVILPASIPTIVSTLKVNVGLAWIGSIVGEFLVSQQGLGYLIIYGFQVFNFTLVMGSLFIIAIFATIMYQGVAYLEMRLNK
- a CDS encoding ABC transporter ATP-binding protein, with the translated sequence MKHAVNLTDVSHVYVSEQQALLAIENIDLSIEPGEFVSFVGPSGCGKTTILSILAGLIKPSQGSVSIFNQKISGPSNRVGYMLQHDYLFPWRTILNNALVGLDIMKKLNSETKSHTMYLLNEMGLSDTFHLYPDQLSGGMRQRVALVRTLATRPDILLLDEPFSALDYQTKLKLEDLVFETLKTHNKTAVLVTHDISEAVAMSDRVVILNRKPGRVHNIIKIPDVLRNMLPFQTREEEDFRRLFNEIWHELENIGDKG